GAGGTCGTAGCCGAAGGCCCGCGGCCCCACGTGCTCGATCCCCTTCGGCGTGAGGAGGATCGGGGGCGCGGGTAGCGCGATGACGGTGACGCGCTGCCCATAGCGCAGCGTCTCGGTGCCGATGGCGTCCCCCGCCACGGTGTCGAGCACGCAGATGAGGTCGGGGGTCATCACCCAGGGCACGTCGTCGAGCCAGCCCACCGCGAACTCGTTCTGGAACGCGAGCCGGAAGGTGTGGCCGCGGAACTCTTCCAGGCCCTCGATGGCGGCGGTGCCGCGCAGGAAGCCCTCCGTCGTGCGGCGGGCGATGTCGTGGATCTTTCCCACGAAGAGCTTGATCCCGCCCTCCTGCTTCAACACGGCCTCGATGGGGTCCCGGTGGGCCTTGCGCGCCGCCTGCACCGCCCGGCCGATCCCGATGGCCTTGGTGGTGGAGCCGAGGATCGCGCACTCCTTGATCTCCTTGCCGGTGCGCGGCGCCTTGCACGTGGAGGCGATCGAGCCCACCTCCACGCACGCCTTGCGGCTGATGCGCTCCATCCACTTCCACGACGCCGCGCGCGCGACGACCACGGCATTGTCGCGCACGTCGGCGAGGGTGAGCGGGTACATGCGCAGATCGTGGATGGCGAAGCTGGTCATCTGCGCCTCGGGGAAGGCGCGTCCCATGCAGTCACCGTCGATCACCGGCAGGTCGAGCATGGCGGCGCCCATGAAGGGCTGAATGGAGTTGCCGCCCCCGATCTCCAGCGACATCAGGGCGCGGAACTTCTTCCCGAGATACTCCTCCATCATGGTGACGGCCAGCGCCATGGTCTTGGGATCGGTGAGGCGCTCCTGGCCCACCAGCGGCGCCCCCATGTTGGAGACCACCGCGACCATGTCGTCGTCGTCCAGCTCGGCGGCATCCATCAGATGGCACGTGACGCCCCTCCGGTACAGCTGCCGCATGTTCAACAGTGCGAGGTAGGGGCTGCCGCCGCCCCCGGTGCCCAGGATCCAGGCGCCGATGGCGAGGCTCTCGATCTCGTCCAGGGAAACCGGTCTCATCGGGTAGGCCTCATCAAAACCCCGTGAACTCCTCGAGCCCCATGAAGCGCGCGATGCCCACCACGAGCACCAGCGCCACGCCGATGGCGAAGGCCGACACCGCGGCGGCCGTGGGGTCGAACGAGTACTTGAGATAGGCGAACAGCTCGATGGGCAGCGGCGTCAGCTTCGCGCTGGTCAGGAAGAGCGACAGGGTGAAGTTGTCGAACGAGATGGCGAAGGCGAAGATCGCCCCGGCGACCACCCCGGGCTTGATCACGCCCAGCGTCACCTCGAAGAACGCCCGCAGGGGGTGGGCCCCCAGGCTCTGCGCCGCCTCCTCGAGCGCCAGGTCGAAGTGCGTGAGGGTGGCGGTCACGGTGCGGATCACGTAGGGCGTCGTCACCACGATGTGGCCGATGAGGAGGGCCGCGTACGAGGCCTGCATCTTGAGCAGCGTGTAGAACTGCAGCAGCGCCACCCCGGTGAGGATCTGGGGCAGCAGGAGCGGCGAGGTCACGAACGCGTTCAGGAGATCACGCCCGCGAAAGCGCCCCCGCACGAGGACGACGGACGCCGCCGTCCCGATCACGGTGGACGCAAGCGCGGTCCAGAAGGCCAGCTCGGTGGACAGCCAGAGCGCCTGCATGAACTCGCGACGCTGGAAGAAGTTGGCGAACCACCGGAGGGAGAACCCCTGGGGCGGGAACGTGAAGTAGTTGCCCGCGTTGAACGCCGCCAGCACGACCACCACCATCGGCAGGAGCAGGAACGCGTAGACGACGCCCACCGCCGCGCGCAGGATCACACGATCCCCCGCAGCGCCCGCTCCGTCACCTTGATGTACACGGCGATCAAGACCACCGAGATGACCAGCAGCACGAAGGCGTTGGCGGCGCCGAACGGCCAGTCGAACACGGAGAGCACCTGCTCGTAGACGACCATCGGCAGCACGTGCACCTTGAAGCCGCCCACGAGGATCGGGACGACGAACGACGAGATGGCCAGCGAGAACACGAGGAGCGAGCCGGCGAGGATGCCGGGCAGCGACAGCGGGAGCGTGATCTCGAAGAAGGCGCGATGCGGCGAGGCGCCGAGCGTCTGCGACGCCTCGATGAGCTGGGGCTCGATGCGCTTGAGCACGCCGGTCAGCGACAGCACCATGAACGGCAGGAAGACGTGCACCAGGGCCACGGTGACCCCGAACTTGTTGTACATGAGGGGCAGCGGCTTCGCCAACCAGCCGTGCTGGACGAGCGTCTCGTTGATGAGACCGCGGTCGGCGAGCAGGATCATCCAGCCGTAGCACCGGATGACGATGCCGACCAGCAGCGGCGAGAGGATGAACACGATCAAGAGCGGCTTCCCGCGCGTCCGCGTCAGGGCCAGGTGGTAAGCGAGGGGATACCCCAGGAGCAGGCACGCCACCGTGGTGAGCACGCCCAGCCACAGCGTGTCGCCGAGCACGCTCAGGTAGTACGCGTCGGTGAAGAAGCGCACGTACTGGCTCGGCGTCAGGGCCCAGTCGATCTGCCCGAAGGAGCTGCGCGAGAGGCTGATCAGGAACATCAAGATCAGCGGGACGGTGAAGAACACCGTCAGCAGCAGGACGTACGGTCCGAGCAGGAGGACGCGGGCGCCGCGGCTCACGGGATCAGCGGCCGAGCAGCTCCGCAGCCACGCGGGCCACGAGCAGGTTGGCCACCAGGGTGGGCGCGCCGGTGAGCGCGGCCACCTCGTCACGGGTCTTTCGGCGGAAGCCGATGCAGTCCATGACCACGAGCCCCGCGTTCCCCGCGCGTAGCGCCTCGGCGGCGCGCCGCACCGCGGCGGGGTCGTGCTCCTCGTAGGGTGACAGCGGCGCCACGTGCGCGTCGAAGCCGCAGGCGCGCCAGCGGGCCAGGGTCTGGGGCACGTGGCGCTCCGACGGCGTCAGCACCCCCAGCCGCCCGGGAAAGACCATGGCGCGCAGCAGCCCCAGCAGGAGCTGCTGCGGCTCGAGGAAGGGCCGCCGCGCCTTGAGCCGCGGGAACTCGCCCGTGCAGAGGAGCACGGTCAGGGCTACCCCGCGATCCTCGAGGGCCGCGATCTTCGCCTCGATGAGCGGGATCATCTTGGTCTTGCCCACGAAGACCGACGAGCCGTCGGCCAGGCGGGTCACGAGGATCTCGTCGTCGCCCTCGGGGGCGAGCGGGGCGATCTCCAGGCGCGAGAGGCCGTCGAGGGCGCCCGCTTCCACGATCTCCACGTCGCCGCCGAGAATCGCCGCCATGTCGGGCACCACGTCGCTGCGCGGCGCCTGCCCCACCGTGATCATGCCCACCCTCGTCGTCATGATGATGACTCCTCTCGAAGGATGCGGGCGTCCGCCGCCGTCCAGCCCGCGCGCACGCGGGCGCCCGCGGCGAAGCGCACCTCGCCCAGCTCGACCGCCTGTAGCTCCAGCCCGCCCTCGGAGCGCAGGATGTAGCGCACGGTCTCGCCCTGATAGACCACGTGGGCCACCGTCATCGGCAGTACCGTGTCCAGCGCGGCGGGCGGATCGAGGCGCACCCGCTCGGGCCGCAGGGCCACCGA
This is a stretch of genomic DNA from Candidatus Methylomirabilota bacterium. It encodes these proteins:
- a CDS encoding DUF917 domain-containing protein is translated as MRPVSLDEIESLAIGAWILGTGGGGSPYLALLNMRQLYRRGVTCHLMDAAELDDDDMVAVVSNMGAPLVGQERLTDPKTMALAVTMMEEYLGKKFRALMSLEIGGGNSIQPFMGAAMLDLPVIDGDCMGRAFPEAQMTSFAIHDLRMYPLTLADVRDNAVVVARAASWKWMERISRKACVEVGSIASTCKAPRTGKEIKECAILGSTTKAIGIGRAVQAARKAHRDPIEAVLKQEGGIKLFVGKIHDIARRTTEGFLRGTAAIEGLEEFRGHTFRLAFQNEFAVGWLDDVPWVMTPDLICVLDTVAGDAIGTETLRYGQRVTVIALPAPPILLTPKGIEHVGPRAFGYDLDFRSVFA
- a CDS encoding ABC transporter permease, which codes for MILRAAVGVVYAFLLLPMVVVVLAAFNAGNYFTFPPQGFSLRWFANFFQRREFMQALWLSTELAFWTALASTVIGTAASVVLVRGRFRGRDLLNAFVTSPLLLPQILTGVALLQFYTLLKMQASYAALLIGHIVVTTPYVIRTVTATLTHFDLALEEAAQSLGAHPLRAFFEVTLGVIKPGVVAGAIFAFAISFDNFTLSLFLTSAKLTPLPIELFAYLKYSFDPTAAAVSAFAIGVALVLVVGIARFMGLEEFTGF
- a CDS encoding ABC transporter permease, with the translated sequence MSRGARVLLLGPYVLLLTVFFTVPLILMFLISLSRSSFGQIDWALTPSQYVRFFTDAYYLSVLGDTLWLGVLTTVACLLLGYPLAYHLALTRTRGKPLLIVFILSPLLVGIVIRCYGWMILLADRGLINETLVQHGWLAKPLPLMYNKFGVTVALVHVFLPFMVLSLTGVLKRIEPQLIEASQTLGASPHRAFFEITLPLSLPGILAGSLLVFSLAISSFVVPILVGGFKVHVLPMVVYEQVLSVFDWPFGAANAFVLLVISVVLIAVYIKVTERALRGIV
- a CDS encoding AroM family protein, which produces MTTRVGMITVGQAPRSDVVPDMAAILGGDVEIVEAGALDGLSRLEIAPLAPEGDDEILVTRLADGSSVFVGKTKMIPLIEAKIAALEDRGVALTVLLCTGEFPRLKARRPFLEPQQLLLGLLRAMVFPGRLGVLTPSERHVPQTLARWRACGFDAHVAPLSPYEEHDPAAVRRAAEALRAGNAGLVVMDCIGFRRKTRDEVAALTGAPTLVANLLVARVAAELLGR